The following is a genomic window from Serratia ficaria.
CGCGGCAGTGCTGGCCAAAGGATTAAAGCCAAAATCGCAACCATAGTTTGAATGCGCCAATAGAGTGAAACGTTCACCAAGTTTCTCCAACGTCGCACGCATTTCCGGGCGCATAATATGCGGCCCGTCCAGTGGCGCCATAATGTTATCTAACAGTATCTCCAACAAATCGACGTGCAAGGTTTCAAAAGGAAACCAGTCCAGTATTTCTGGGTTATATTGAATACCCACTCCAACTACCGTGGGTTTTGCCATTATAGTCATATCGTCCACAATCCCCGTCGGAACAAAGCTGCCCTGTTTCCAGGGCAGTAGTGTTTATGCAAAGACTTTGCTTTCAATCACTTCGATATCATCCAGATCAAACTCTTCAAACAGATTATCTACCTGCTCATCCGCAGGCTGTTGCTCCACAACTTGGTTTTGTTCATTTTCTTTCATTTCAGGTTTCATCAGGTTCTCCTTAGGGCAATAGACGAAAAATCATCATGGCAATCCCGCACCAGGCCAGCACCCAGCCTAATGCGGTGAACAAGCTTACTAACCAATAGAGACGGCTATTTTTATCATCTTCAGTAGACTTACCTACCAGACGTTGGCGGCAGTAACGCAACGCACGTTGCCGCAAACGGGGTTGGTTAAACAATTCAGTCAACGCGAGGTAGGTATCACCGTTGAAAATTGGCAACAGCGTAGGTATTAATGACAGGCAGGAGGCGACGATCATCACGACCGCCATATCATGGAACGGCGAGCCGACTCCCGTTATTCCCCATATAACAATGCCCACCGCTGCATAATAAAAACTGGCGGCAGGGCCCATCAGGATGGTGATTGCTCGTTTTCCGGGACTCAGTGCGGACCATGTCCGTTGTTCCGGCCTGACCCAGCCAGTCGCCAATAACGTATACACGCCGATGCCAAAATCAGTAACACGCACGCGGTAATGACGACAACTCAGCGCATGCCCTAATTCATGGATAGCGATAGAACTCAATATTACCGGATAGTGCCAAGCCAACCATAACCAGCTTTGAGTGTAGGTTGTCATGACGTCTCGGCTAAACTGCGGCCATTGGCTGAACAAAAGCCCAAAGGCCCCTCCCACAGCAAACAGCAACAATGCGTTAAACAGTGGGGCACACACCCATGGCACCCGACGGTAGAGACTATCCAAACCACTTTGCGGGTTCATTTTCACTAGGGTGATCAGCAAAAAACGTTTCAGCGGGCCATAGGTAATACCGGTGGCAGGGTCGCGCTTGAGGCCGCCACGTTGACCGCTATGCGTCAATAAGCCCAGTTGCAATAAACGTGTTTGAAATGCGACCAGCTTTGACAAGGTGATGGTCGCTTGCAAACGATCCTGCGCCGCCCATTGCACCTGCTCCACAGTACGCTCACCGTTAAACAATCGCGCTAAAGCAAGTTCAGTTTTGCCAAGTTCATAAGCGATGTCATTTTGGGGATCATAAATACGGAATTTCGGCTTTTCATTTCCCACTACCGGTTCACAAATCAGTTCATCGCGATATTTGCAGGGAGCGGGTGTCGCTGCTATCGGTATTATGCTATCGCTCATGCGGCCCCCATAGTTTCAAACCAAGGCCGATAAAACTGCTGCAACCGGTTACGCCCGGTTACGCAGACAGCTGAAAATACCGTACTGTCCGCACGACCGAACCGACCTAGCACAAAAACAGCCCCCGGCCTTGTCGGCCCGCATAGCGGTGTTTCCGTGGTTAAGATCGGCGTCCAACCATGTTTGAGCATCAACAGCTCAATACTGTGCGGAGTCAAAAAACGCCGATGATTGTGGGTCAGATAACCCTGCTGCATGCCATAGCCCAACGCACGACCTTCGATCAACAGCAATCCTTGCGTTTTCGCCATGGCTTGGCATTTTTCCATCACCTGATTGACGTCATAGACATGTTCTAGTGAACCGTTAATTATAATCAGATCCGCTTGTTCATCTGCGGTCATTTCTTCAGCGCTGACCGTATCAATATTCAACCCTAGCG
Proteins encoded in this region:
- the tglA gene encoding 3-thiaglutamate biosynthesis pearlin carrier peptide TglA, yielding MKPEMKENEQNQVVEQQPADEQVDNLFEEFDLDDIEVIESKVFA
- a CDS encoding M50 family metallopeptidase codes for the protein MSDSIIPIAATPAPCKYRDELICEPVVGNEKPKFRIYDPQNDIAYELGKTELALARLFNGERTVEQVQWAAQDRLQATITLSKLVAFQTRLLQLGLLTHSGQRGGLKRDPATGITYGPLKRFLLITLVKMNPQSGLDSLYRRVPWVCAPLFNALLLFAVGGAFGLLFSQWPQFSRDVMTTYTQSWLWLAWHYPVILSSIAIHELGHALSCRHYRVRVTDFGIGVYTLLATGWVRPEQRTWSALSPGKRAITILMGPAASFYYAAVGIVIWGITGVGSPFHDMAVVMIVASCLSLIPTLLPIFNGDTYLALTELFNQPRLRQRALRYCRQRLVGKSTEDDKNSRLYWLVSLFTALGWVLAWCGIAMMIFRLLP